The genomic DNA CACCGCATTTTGCTTGATCTCTCGATCGACAGCCTCAGCTTGCTCAATCTCGAGTTCAGCGTCACGCGCCAGTGTTTGCACGCCCTGCCGTTCAGCGGCCACAGCTTGTTGCCGCTCAACATCCGCTTTGCCTTGCAGCAATTTGGTCGCTTTATTTTTTCGTGCTGCCTCAAGACCTGCCGCTACTTCTTGTCTTTCTGCGCGCTTTGCCAGCCTCTCAGGATCATCCGCCGCAGCTTTGAACCGTTCGAGCCGCTGCTGTTTGGCTTCAGACGCTGTCTTGAGGCGCCCGTCAAAGCGATCTCCAATAGAGTTCTTCATGTATTCTTTGCTCACATTTCCTGCAGTCAGAGGCCTACGAGATTTCCACGCAGAACCGCTGGACTATGTGACCTTGTGATCACTCATTAGGACGGTCGCCTATCTCACAGGATTGCGCTTAGCAATAAAAAGTGGGCACTAAAATTACATATCCGATAAAAGCTGCGCACCGCAAACATCGAATGATCATGAAAAATCCAGCGGTGGATTTGGCGACCCTTCCCTTTCGGTAACCCCTTTCATCTCAATACCAATGCATTCGGTTCTCTAGGTGTTCGGTCCCGGCATCTGGTGGATCGGATTAACGATGAATCTTTCTGGTTCTGAAGTCCCTATCTTGCAGATGTATTCGTACGGCGTCAGGCCGTTGAGCGTCTTCAGCCTTCGAGCAAAATTGTAGGCCGCTATGAAGTCTGCGAGATGGGTGTGCAGCTGATCATTCTTGTCGTAGTGATGCCGCCTGACTGTTGCGTCCTTGATCGTGCGGTTCATCCGCTCAACCTGGCCATTGGTCCATGGATGGTTGGGCTTGGTCAGCCGGTGCTCAATCCTGTTGGCATCGCAGATCATGTCGAACCGCATAGGCCGTGAATATGGTGTGTTCCGGTTACGTGGTTGCTCACAAAATTGAATGCCATTGTCCGTCAGAATTGTGTGGATCTTGTATGGCACCGCTTCCAGAACAGCCTCCAGGAACTCCCAGGCCGTCTTGCGATTTGCTTTTTCTACAAGCCGTGCCACGGCAAACTTGCTGGTTCGGTCCCTCTCGTGACATCGCTTTGCGATTCACTGCCGGGCAATGAATGGCAAACTGAACCGCCCCGGCTTTACCGGAGGGTGATTTATTCAATGACTAGGCGACCATATCGAGTTTGTTCAGGTTTGCATAGAACGCCTCCTCTGCTTCTGCGGGTGTGATGTATCCGATGGGGCCGAGCAGGCGGCGGTTGTTATACCAATCGACCCATTTCAGCGTTTCCCACTCAACCTCACGCATCGATTTCCATGGACCGATTTGGTTGATGACTTCGGTTTTGAAGAGGCCGATGACGCACTCGGCCAGCGCATTGTCGTAGGCATCACCGACGGTTCCGACCGAGAGATCGATTTCGGCCTCGGCCAGGCGCTCGGTATACTTGATCGACAGGTATTGTGATCCGCGGTCCGAGTGGTGGACCAAAGCCTTGTTATCTGGTGTTTTTCTTTGCCAGATTGCTTGCTCCAACGCGTCGAGCACGAATTGGGTCTTCATTGATGTCGATGTGCGCCAGCCTACGATCCGCCTTGCAAAGACATCAATCACGAACGCGACGTAGACTGTCCCTGACCATGTGGGCACGTAAGTGAAGTCTGAAACCCACAGCTTGTTTGGCCGATCCGCCTTGAACAGGCGGTTCACCTTGTCGTCCATTGCCTGGCAGGCGATTTGCAAAGCAAATCTGCCGAGAGGGGGGGGCATGGCAAAGACGTGTCCGGGTTCGTGGTAATGACCTTCTTGCCACGAACGACGCCTTTGATGCCCAAGGCGCGCATCAACCGCTCCACAGTGCAGCGGGCAACATCCTCACCCTCCCGTCGCAGAACATGCCAAATCTTTCGGGCCCCGTAGAGTTTGCAGTTGTCCGCCCAAGCCCCGTCGATCTTGACGCTCAGGGCGGCATCAGACTTGGCACGAGCTGACGCCCGCTCAGGATCACGCGCGATGGCGCGCCGGTCATAATAAGTGGAAGGGGCAAACTGCAGCGCCCTGCAGATTGGCTCGACCCCAAGTGTCTCTCGGCTTTCCGCAATGAAATCCATCATTTGCGAAACGGGCGGTCGAGCTCCGCCTGTGCAAAATACGCCGACGCCTTACGCAAAATCTCATTGGCTTGACGCAGTTCGCGGTTCTCACGCTCAAGTTCCTTGATCCGCGCCTTCTCAGCGCTGGTAGGCTCTGGCCGTTCGCCGCCATCGCGCTGGACCTGACGGGCCCAAACGCGAAGGCTGTCCGGTGAACAACCCAATTTACCCGCGATCGCCGTCAGCGCCGCAGCTTCGCTCTGATATTCATCGCGGTGTTCCATAAGCAGCCGAACCGCACGCTCGCGGAACTCAGGTGAATACGGCTTCGAGGTCTTCTTCTTTTGTGTCTGTTCCATAACGGGCAATTCTCCGAGAGTTTTGCCCTCCGGTAAAGCCGGGCCGGTTCAAACTGGATATTCACCGGTTGAGCGACGGGAAGATGATGTCGTTTAGCAATTGCCCTGCAGGATTTAAGGCGCTTTCCAAGTTCTGCGCAAAGACGCCAGTGACACGCGTTATTTATGAAGCAACAGGCGCCTACCACAGTGGTCTAGAACGGGCCCTAGGCGGGTATTTGCCATTGGTAAAAGTGAACCCCTTGCAGGCGCGCCGGTTTGCTCAGGCACAAGGCGTACGCGCAAAAACCGACGCCGTCCCTTCTCAGCGATGTAAACATCGCCTGCCAGGCAATGGATGCCAAAATGCTGGCCGTTATGGGGATTGCTTTTGTGTTAGAACCAGATGAGCCAGCCACAAAAATACAGCACGATCTGAAGGAGTTACGCGCATTTCGTTCAGGATTAATCAAAGATCGCACCAGCATCATGAGCCGTCTGAAAACCCAAACCCTGTCCATCACTTGCCGTCAAAGCAAAGCCCGCTTGGCTCAAGTTGAAAGACAAATCGCTGAAATCAATGCTGAGGTTGATCGTCTGATACACTCCAACGACACGCTGGCGCATTCGATGAAAATTCTTCGCTCAATTCCCCCCTCTCATGCATGCGAGCATGCACTGCCGGGCAACGGGACATCGGCGCGGTCTGTGCTGCCACCATTTTGATAGACCCTCTCATGATTTGCATGCAAATCACTGCCGGGCAGTGGATGCCTGAGATCGAGTGGACAGAATGCAGGTGGCCAGTTTGACTGGAACATCTAGCCCCCCTCTCACACATGCAAGCATGTGTGAGAGGGCAGTGGATGACGCGTCAATCGGGCCAATGGCGAGGAAAATCATTCATTCAGGGCGGCCGGAAAGTAGTGCGGGACGCACTCTATATGCCTGCCCTTGTGGCGATGCGGCACAACCCCGATCTCAAGACCAAATACCAAGCCATGATTAAAGCTGGAAAGCCACCAAAAGTCGCCCTTACGACGCTCATGCGAAAGCTCATTGAACTCGCCAACGCCCTCATCAAAGCAAATCGAAATTGGGTGGAAAAGGGGGCTTGATCAAGACGGATACTCGTTTGTTAACTCTTCGTCGTGGAGCGCCACAAACCATGCGTCCGAGTAAAACATCAGCTTTTGCAGCTTAAGCGGAGTTAGTAAATCGCCACGCTCACAGCTTTCCACAATCAAAAAATCTTGCTGATTTTTTGATGCGGTCGAATCTGGTCCTGTCGCAATTTTGAACATCATAAACTGCATACAGGTTGATTTTTCTAACAATGGAATCCTTATAGCAAAATGTTATCCCCGCATTACCCAAATCCACGCCGGGCTAGATTCCAATCCGCCATAAACACCCATCCGGCCCGAAGTCCTGCACCACATGCCCGCTATCCCAAAGCCGACACAGTGCTATGTAGGCCCGTTGCACGGCACTCTTGCGCGACACCCCCACCAGTTCAGCTTGTATAACGTCTGCCACGTCTGACGTAGTGCACGGCAGCATCGCCAACACGATCCGCTTGCGCTTACCTGCTCGATAACGGCCTGTCGTGCATCCGCTGGGGTCTATCAACGCCGCGCAGGTCCATTATGGCCTCTACGTCATGCCTCGCTTCGCCAGTGCGATACAGTGCCAGCAGCGCGTTGTTGATGGTTTTATCCTGCATGCCCTATTGTGATTCACATGGGCGGAAAGATCAGCTATATTTTTGGTGCGTTCGATACATAAGGCCGTAAATATCCACTCCGGAGGCACCAACCGTTCAACCCGCACCACGCAAAATGTGCGCGATCTGGCAGCCAAACGGACAAAATTAAACATCACGCGCGGCGTAGCCGCTCCGCTGGATCACGGCCATGAATGCAGTACCTAAAACGGCATCGGGTGGGCGCGGTGGGCGGTGTCGATATCTGCCAAGACCTCAGCCGATAGTTCAATATCTTTGCCCGCCAACAACTCTGCCAGTTGCGCCGATGTGGACGCGCCGAAAATCGCGCTGACCTTGAACGGGCGGGACCGCTGGAACGCCATCGCCATATGCGCCAGCGACATGTCGTGTTTTTGCGCCACCTTTAGATAAGCATCCACGGCGTCAAACACACGCGGCTGCACCCGCCCGCCCAGCTGCGGCCCGTAAGTCATGCGCGACCCGTCCGGCACCACACCATTCTGATATTTACCTGTCAAAAGCCCTGTCGCCAGTGGTGAGAATGAAAAACAAACCACGTCCTCGTTGACCGACATTTCCGCCATATCAGTGTCATACAGCCTGCACAGCAGCGAATATTCGTTCTGCACAGACGCCACACGCGGCGCGCCCAATTCTGTCGCCACATCGATCCATTTCGTCGTCCCCCACGCGCTTTCATTGGACAAACCAAAGGCACGAATTTTGCCCGCGTCTTGCGCCTGCTTTAACTTGTCCAGCACCCCGGCGATGTGATCCATCGTCTGTGCACGGCTCTGCCCGCTTGGATCAAAAGTCCAGTTCTGGCGGAACATATACGACCCGCGTGCCGGCCAGTGTAACTGATACAGATCGATGTAATCAGTGCCAAGCCGCGCCAGATTACCATCCAAAACATCAAGGATATTCTCAGGCGTGAAACCCGCACCGCCACGGATCAGCGGGCTATCACCACCAGCTTTTGTGGCGATAACCACATCCTTGCGCCGTCCGGTCTTGGTGATCCATTCAGCAATGCACTTTTCGGAATTGCCGACAGTGTCTTTGCGCATCGGATTGACCGGATACATTTCCGCAGTGTCGAGAAAATTCAGTCCCGCGTCCAAGGCCATATCAATTTGGCGGTGCGCATCGTCTTGCGGGGTCTGTGTCGAAAACGTCATCGTGCCAAGGCACCAATCGCTGACCATAATTCCAGTGCGCCCAAGTTCGATCTGCTTCATCTGCGTGCCTCTGCTGCTGCGTTTCGCAAAAACATAAAGACCACAAATGGCTGCACAACCCCGAACCAACAATTACACCAAAAATATGGATGACCGGAACGAAAGCACCTGCAAACGGTTTAACGGCGAATTGCGCCGCATGCATTTGTGCGACCGCCGTCGTTGGGCGGGATGGGCTGTGTTGATGGCAACTGTCGGACTGTTTACAGTCTTTTCGCTCAATACCTAAATTAACAAACGCTTTGTTGACGGGGTTGCGGCGCAAACGATGTCGTTTCCCACCAAGCACCGGATGATCATCAAGATGCGTGTACAGGTCGAAGACCGCGTCTGTGATCAGACCTTACCGCCGCAACTGCTGCATCCGGCGCTGGCGAAAACGCTGTGCCTGCGCGCGTCTGAACGGCGTTTAGGCGGACACACGACCTATCACAATGTGTCGCGGACCTTGTGCGATCGCCCGACTGCGACACCAGATGTCGATTAAGCCGCAGTTATCCCTGCGCAATCGGCTTTTATGACCCAATGCGTATGATCGTTTCCTTTGCTGCATTGTTTTTGTCGGTGTTGTTGTTGCAACTGTCGTCAGGTGCCGTTGGCCCTCTGGATGCGCTTGCAGGATTGCAGAACGGTTTCAGCCGTGGCGAGGTTGGCTTCCTCGGGTCCATGCATTTCTTGGGCTTCTTTATCGGTTGCTGGTGGGCACCACGCCTCATGGGGGACGTCGGCCATAGCCGCGCATTCGCCGCGTTCACCGCCATGGGGGCGATTGGCATGGCGGGGCATATTCTGATCTTCGATCCGACAGCTTGGGCGCTGCTGCGCATCATGTCGGGCATTTGCATCGCGGGATGTTACACCGTGATCGAAAGCTGGCTGCAGGCCAAAGTCACCAATGCATCACGCGGTCGTGCCATGGGCCTTTACCGCGTCGTAGACATGGGCGGCAGCCTGATCGCGCAGCTGATGATCGGCACCTTGGCCAGCATGGAAACCTACATCGCCTACAACCTACTGACGATCCTGTGCTGTGCGGCGATGCTGCCGCTGGCCCTGACCCGCGTGCCACAACCCGAAACGCCCAGCGCTCCGCGCCTGCGCCCCTCCCTTGCGTGGCGTTTGTCACCGCTGGCAGTTGCGGGTGTTTTGGTCGCCGCATTGTCCAGCGCATCGTTCAGAATGGTCGGCCCGATTTATGGCCAGGAGGTCGGGCTGGCGGCCACCCAGATCGGCCTGTTTCTGGCGGCCTTCGTGGCCGGCGGTGCCGCAGCACAATATCCGATCGGTTGGTTGGCGGATAAATATGACCGACGCTGGATCTTGGTGTGGTTGTCAGTGGCATCAGTGTTTTCTTGCGCGGTGACAGTCGCCGCCTCCGGTCTTGGCACTGCGGGCGTGATGATAAGTGCCGCACTTTTCGGACTGACCACGTTTCCCGTCTATTCCGTCGCCGCATCCCACGCCCATGATTTTGCCACCAACGAAGAACGCGTGGAATTGTCGGCCGCCTTGATGTTCTTTTATGCGGTTGGCGCGATTGCAGCCCCGTGGGGCACATCATTGCTGATCGAGGCGTTCGGCCCGTCCGCGTTGTTCTATTTCATATCTGCGGGCCATGTCTTGCTGGTCATCTTCGGCCTGCGGCGGATGCGCGTGCGCGACACCCGCGAAGACCGCACACCCTACGTCTATACCCCCCGCACATCGTTTACGATCGGGCGGCTGCTGAGGCGAACGCGCGACCGCTAGTATCACGCCAACCTTCGCGCTACACCACACCTAACAGCGTATTGGCAGGAAAACATGGCACGTCACCTCATCACATCGGCGATTCCGTATATCAACGGGATCAAACACCTCGGCAACCTGATCGGCAGTCAATTGCCCGCTGATCTGTACGCACGCTATCTGCGCGGGCGTGGCCATGAAGTGCTGTTTTTGTGCGCCACGGATGAGCACGGCACCCCCGCTGAACTGGCCGCCGCCAAAGCAGGCAAACCAGTTGCAGACTATTGCGCCGAGATGTGGACTGTACAAGCGGATTTAGCCACGAGGTTCGGGTTGTCGTTTGATCACTACGGACGGTCCTCTTCGCTGCAAAACCGCGCCTTAACGCAGCACTTTGCCGGTGTTCTGGCCGACAACGGGTTGATCGAAGAACGCATGGAAACCCAGATGTATTCCCATGAAGACGGGCGATACCTGCCGGATCGCTACATCGAAGGCACCTGCCCCAACTGCGGTTTTGAATCAGCGCGTGGCGATCAGTGCGACAATTGCACGAAGCAGCTGGATCCAGTCGATTTGATCAATCCGTATTCGACAATTTCCGGTTCAACCGATCTGGAAATGCGCGACACCAAACATTTGTATCTGCTGCAATCCAAGCTCAAGGACGAAATTGAGGCATGGATCGACAGCCAGACAGGCTGGCCCGTTCTGACGACGTCGATTGCAAAGAAATGGCTGAACGACGGCGACGGTTTGCAGGACCGTGGCATCACCCGTGACCTTGACTGGGGCGTGCCCGTGATGCGCGGCGACGCCCCTTGGCCCGGTATGGAAGACAAGGTTTTCTACGTCTGGTTTGACGCGCCCATCGAATACATCGCCTGCGCGCAAGAATGGTCAGACGCGACCGGTGGCCAAGATTGGGCGCGCTGGTGGCGCACGGATAAAGGCGCCGATGATGTGCGCTATACGCAGTTCATGGGCAAAGATAATGTGCCGTTCCACACGCTGAGCTTTCCCGCCACGATCATCGGATCTGGTGAACCTTGGAAACGGGTCGACTACCTGAAATCGTTCAACTTTTTGAACTACGATGGCGGGCAATTTTCCACATCACGCGGGCGCGGTGTGTTCATGGATCAAGCGCTTGAAATCCTACCGGCGGACTATTGGCGCTGGTGGCTGTTGTCGCGCGCACCTGAAACCTCGGATTCAGAATTCACTTGGGACGCGTTCCAGGTGGACACGAACAAAGACCTCGCCGATGTATTGGGTAACTTCGTGTCCCGTGTTACGAAATTCTGCCGTTCAAAATTCTCCGAAGCCGTGCCAGCGGGTGGCGAATACGGCGACGCTGAGAACAAACTTATCGCTGATCTGCAAACCCGCCTGACGACGTATCAGGCCGCTATGGATGCCATAGAAGTACGCAAAGCCGCCGCCGAATTGCGCGCAATGTGGGCCGCTGGCAACGAATATTTGCAGGCCGCCGCAC from Octadecabacter antarcticus 307 includes the following:
- a CDS encoding MFS transporter, translated to MRMIVSFAALFLSVLLLQLSSGAVGPLDALAGLQNGFSRGEVGFLGSMHFLGFFIGCWWAPRLMGDVGHSRAFAAFTAMGAIGMAGHILIFDPTAWALLRIMSGICIAGCYTVIESWLQAKVTNASRGRAMGLYRVVDMGGSLIAQLMIGTLASMETYIAYNLLTILCCAAMLPLALTRVPQPETPSAPRLRPSLAWRLSPLAVAGVLVAALSSASFRMVGPIYGQEVGLAATQIGLFLAAFVAGGAAAQYPIGWLADKYDRRWILVWLSVASVFSCAVTVAASGLGTAGVMISAALFGLTTFPVYSVAASHAHDFATNEERVELSAALMFFYAVGAIAAPWGTSLLIEAFGPSALFYFISAGHVLLVIFGLRRMRVRDTREDRTPYVYTPRTSFTIGRLLRRTRDR
- a CDS encoding aldo/keto reductase; the encoded protein is MKQIELGRTGIMVSDWCLGTMTFSTQTPQDDAHRQIDMALDAGLNFLDTAEMYPVNPMRKDTVGNSEKCIAEWITKTGRRKDVVIATKAGGDSPLIRGGAGFTPENILDVLDGNLARLGTDYIDLYQLHWPARGSYMFRQNWTFDPSGQSRAQTMDHIAGVLDKLKQAQDAGKIRAFGLSNESAWGTTKWIDVATELGAPRVASVQNEYSLLCRLYDTDMAEMSVNEDVVCFSFSPLATGLLTGKYQNGVVPDGSRMTYGPQLGGRVQPRVFDAVDAYLKVAQKHDMSLAHMAMAFQRSRPFKVSAIFGASTSAQLAELLAGKDIELSAEVLADIDTAHRAHPMPF
- a CDS encoding Panacea domain-containing protein translates to MQFMMFKIATGPDSTASKNQQDFLIVESCERGDLLTPLKLQKLMFYSDAWFVALHDEELTNEYPS
- a CDS encoding DUF6481 family protein; its protein translation is MKNSIGDRFDGRLKTASEAKQQRLERFKAAADDPERLAKRAERQEVAAGLEAARKNKATKLLQGKADVERQQAVAAERQGVQTLARDAELEIEQAEAVDREIKQNAVREAERKAERDRRYAARRNRKR
- the metG gene encoding methionine--tRNA ligase, which codes for MARHLITSAIPYINGIKHLGNLIGSQLPADLYARYLRGRGHEVLFLCATDEHGTPAELAAAKAGKPVADYCAEMWTVQADLATRFGLSFDHYGRSSSLQNRALTQHFAGVLADNGLIEERMETQMYSHEDGRYLPDRYIEGTCPNCGFESARGDQCDNCTKQLDPVDLINPYSTISGSTDLEMRDTKHLYLLQSKLKDEIEAWIDSQTGWPVLTTSIAKKWLNDGDGLQDRGITRDLDWGVPVMRGDAPWPGMEDKVFYVWFDAPIEYIACAQEWSDATGGQDWARWWRTDKGADDVRYTQFMGKDNVPFHTLSFPATIIGSGEPWKRVDYLKSFNFLNYDGGQFSTSRGRGVFMDQALEILPADYWRWWLLSRAPETSDSEFTWDAFQVDTNKDLADVLGNFVSRVTKFCRSKFSEAVPAGGEYGDAENKLIADLQTRLTTYQAAMDAIEVRKAAAELRAMWAAGNEYLQAAAPWSVFKEDPDKAAAQIRLALNLIRIYAVLSAPFIPTASATLLSAMNTMDMDWPDDMNASARALSAGHAFTVPDNLFAKISDEQREEWVEKFAGTRD